The Magnolia sinica isolate HGM2019 chromosome 10, MsV1, whole genome shotgun sequence genome includes a window with the following:
- the LOC131257760 gene encoding uncharacterized protein LOC131257760, which produces MISIKMLQVSHLFAEWCRICELPGMNDASYAHYISQLQQSGLLKGDDITDRFFCILTHTVIPLQHLVSFGLNLVSRAFEFQANAFAKKLGYVSPLQAGLVKLQALLLG; this is translated from the exons ATGATATCCATTAAAATGCTGCAGGTTTCTCATCTGTTTGCTGAATGGTGTCGGATTTGTGAACTTCCTGGTATGAATGATGCATCTTATGCCCATTATATTTCACAATTGCAGCAAAGTGGGCTACTTAAAGGTGACGATATCACAGATCGCTTTTTCTGCATCCTTACG CACACTGTTATACCTCTTCAGCACCTCGTAAGCTTTGGTCTTAACCTTGTCAGCCGAGCTTTCGAATTTCAG GCCAATGCTTTTGCAAAGAAGCTTGGCTATGTCTCTCCACTTCAAGCAGGCCTAGTGAAATTGCAG GCCCTTCTTTTGGGGTGA
- the LOC131257761 gene encoding caffeic acid 3-O-methyltransferase-like encodes MDSISDHSNSPDTFEEDWKFAMQLSTVSVLPVAIKALIELDVFEIMSKCGQGAHLSASEIASHLPTSNQHDAAATLDRFLRLLASFSVLTCTSRTRADGCVERVYGLASVCKFLVKNQEGASLATMTLLTQDRVILDTWHHLKDAVLEGELPFIKAHGKSSYEYVSTDPKFGELFNKAMWDHSTIVLTRILETYKGFEGIKQLVDVGGGTGASLNMIISKYPHIKGINFDLPEVIATAPNHPGVEHVGGDMFASVPSAEAILVKGIFLDWTDERCLQILKNCCKALPDSGKVIIVENVLPEEIKNDVGVQDTLQLDVIETAWSKGKIRTVKELEELAKIAGFAGFSLASFACNLGVMECYKTV; translated from the exons ATGGATTCGATCTCCGATCATTCAAACTCACCCGACACCTTCGAAGAAGATTGGAAATTCGCCATGCAACTTTCCACTGTTTCTGTCCTCCCAGTGGCTATCAAAGCTCTCATCGAACTCGATGTGTTTGAGATCATGTCCAAATGTGGGCAAGGGGCTCACCTCTCTGCTTCTGAGATTGCCTCTCACCTCCCCACATCCAACCAGCATGACGCAGCTGCCACACTCGATCGTTTCCTGCGTCTCCTTGCAAGCTTCTCTGTTCTCACATGCACTTCACGCACTCGTGCTGACGGGTGCGTGGAAAGGGTCTATGGTTTGGCATCTGTATGCAAGTTCCTCGTTAAAAATCAAGAGGGTGCCTCCCTTGCGACCATGACTCTTTTGACACAGGATCGGGTCATTCTCGATACGTG GCACCACTTGAAAGATGCTGTTCTTGAAGGGGAGCTACCATTCATCAAAGCCCATGGGAAGTCCTCATATGAGTACGTCTCGACGGATCCGAAATTCGGCGAGCTCTTTAATAAGGCAATGTGGGACCACTCCACCATTGTCTTGACAAGAATCTTAGAGACCTACAAAGGGTTTGAAGGAATCAAGCAGTTGGTCGACGTTGGAGGAGGGACGGGAGCCTCGCTTAACATGATTATCTCTAAGTACCCTCATATCAAGGGAATCAATTTCGATTTGCCAGAAGTCATCGCCACTGCACCTAACCACCCAG GTGTGGAGCATGTTGGAGGAGATATGTTTGCCAGCGTTCCAAGCGCAGAAGCCATTTTAGTTAAG GGGATATTCTTGGATTGGACGGATGAGCGGTGCCTCCAAATTCTAAAGAACTGCTGCAAAGCACTGCCTGACTCTGGAAAGGTGATCATTGTGGAAAATGTTCTTCCAGAAGAAATAAAGAACGATGTGGGTGTTCAGGACACCCTCCAGCTTGATGTGATCGAGACAGCCTGGAGCAAAGGGAAGATCAGGACTGTGAAGGAGTTGGAAGAATTGGCGAAGATAGCCGGTTTTGCTGGTTTTAGCCTGGCGAGTTTTGCATGTAACCTTGGGGTCATGGAATGCTACAAAACTGTGTGA